In the Festucalex cinctus isolate MCC-2025b chromosome 10, RoL_Fcin_1.0, whole genome shotgun sequence genome, one interval contains:
- the shroom2a gene encoding protein Shroom2 isoform X7, translating into MDSLEHVPHPYPAGQLSPAKSNNSMEHISSSSGGGKRDSAYSSFSTSSGTPDFTLSKSNAASTENVLYKVSQWDAGGRPINGRISQSLMEGVKPDDRLTYFQMPGGCDGLHADDQAGSRHSTSGRTSCGPVWHVPEKKKSSCPSPPPPPPPARSDSFAATKERGLVVAQPEPNSRTAGKPSPEDRSSQNLSPKHDRANFYSHAQFNSNKQHSLSSCDVRQGHPAHHRHHSDKSTFPPQPWPATTPRPLNVGGYFSSMQELPTSGSAQSASQNMRRNLSTSQAIPPKNPNNESNGQSRYYCVTKCNPALGKPEDRQSFDLTQTGNEQNSQQAVTKAKYQLSQQQQYSSNGRETNGYSKHHVTSAAEAPAPKAIGDDLRGQRGQSSQNEDPPYSSCPPIRLSNQRRSLPLQHREFPQDTRHHSQASDRICPQTTPILHSLSMDAEDETSKGDNPEETLESKQIRRNDRFATTLKNEIQMRRARLQKSKSAATLPGENQDSQEVWKSNQSSTPALADSPFTNTYKDNLKEAQARVLKATSFRRKDLEPVLVEHSSAEAIPSYPSSAMTRKDLTPLPTLSETGTGKSAPLRIGGRKRFAAEKKVKSFSEPDKIHEVGVKEEDQQNGNSNVPDHTYTNTENPSDSTVRGFPGQTGSMLKGTRSGDEPPGGQTYSVLDQQRLGTFAEYEARWNIQKKPPETRASGRFRSADNILDPSSEERVKPACFHERSRSSPSADFYGQTSRVPTIMPEKEYSQMEDKPAGSLNSASSFPDDCKASEQPGERERPPHVTGHRPSTTATAAVDHRAAETGRSQVTDRAKPPPPRCPDDNPEQDTLPQSHTPNSETKKADGKAQVGAVARHTPAHASSHGPPAAMEARRSPSPQFSPQRLSDKPPVSLQEQDSNRMENGTEKPSSAVKKVPIRIVRSEGMPKTESGRTFPPPDEASAAGTGGPDISKLGSLGAGGGQDSVFCTFTRQKELDQPGVASVEPETDDDQKMSEEQKREELARDIMDKDKSLADILDQSKMKTTMDLMEGLFPQGEQLLEGAHQRRKAPPKPANVTRQAEEREKEDSMAAAAVAMVTSSAYYSTSAPKAELLIKMKDMQEQNEDYDDSEDELDMDLANKKQELMDSLSKKLQVLREARQSLQEDVLDNNALGDEVEARVQQVCKPNELDKFRMFVGDLDKVVSLLLSLSGRLARVENALNSLDEEATPEERRTLTEKRKLLIRQHEDAKELKDNLDRRERAVYDILASYLPEDGMADYEHFVKMKSALIIEQRKLEDKIKLGEEQLKCLLDSLPIEQRLAF; encoded by the exons ATGGACAGCCTAGAGCACGTCCCCCACCCGTACCCGGCCGGTCAGCTGTCCCCTGCTAAATCCAACAACAGCATGGAGcacatcagcagcagcagcggcggcggcaaaCGGGACTCGGCCTACAGCTCCTTTTCCACCAGCTCTGGCACGCCGGATTTCACGCTTTCAAAGAGCAACGCTGCCTCCACTGAGAACGTGCTGTACAAAGTCAGCCAGTGGGATGCCGGAGGAAGGCCCATCAATGGCAGGATCAGCCAAAGTCTGATGGAGGGAGTCAAACCGGACGACAGGCTGACGTACTTCCAGATGCCGGGAGGCTGCGACGGCCTCCACGCCGACGACCAGGCTGGCTCCCGCCACTCCACGTCCGGTAGAACGAGTTGTGGACCTGTCTGGCATGTTccggagaaaaagaaaagctcCTGCCCCTCGCCCCCACCGCCGCCCCCACCAGCACGCAGTGACAGTTTTGCCGCTACCAAGGAGCGAGGGCTCGTCGTAGCTCAACCCGAACCCAATTCACGAACCGCGGGGAAGCCTTCTCCTGAAGATCGCAGTAGCCAGAACCTATCCCCGAAACACGACAGGGCCAATTTTTATTCTCACGCCCAGTTTAACTCAAACAAGCAGCACTCCCTGTCCAGCTGTGATGTTCGGCAAGGTCATCCCGCACATCACAGACATCACAGCGACAAAAGCACTTTTCCGCCACAACCGTGGCCAGCGACTACTCCCAGGCCACTCAACGTCGGGGGCTACTTCTCCAGCATGCAGGAGCTGCCCACTAGCGGTTCTGCTCAATCCGCCAGCCAGAACATGAGGAGGAATTTAAGCACATCTCAAGCAATTCCTCCCAAAAACCCGAACAATGAAAGCAACGGGCAAAGCCGGTACTACTGTGTCACAAAATGCAATCCTGCATTGGGGAAACCAGAAGACAGGCAAAGTTTCGACCTGACCCAGACAGGAAATGAGCAGAATTCTCAACAAGCAGTCACCAAAGCAAAGTATCAACTTTCTCAACAACAGCAGTACTCCTCAAATGGTAGAGAAACTAACGGATACAGCAAACACCATGTCACCTCTGCTGCAGAAGCCCCGGCCCCTAAAGCTATTGGTGATGACCTCAGGGGCCAGAGGGGACAAAGTTCACAAAATGAAGACCCTCCGTACTCAAGTTGTCCCCCGATCCGACTGTCTAACCAACGGCGATCCCTTCCTCTGCAGCACAGAGAATTCCCCCAAGATACGAGACACCACAGCCAGGCCAGCGACAGGATCTGTCCCCAGACCACCCCCATCCTCCACTCGCTGTCCATGGACGCCGAGGACGAGACCTCAAAAGGTGACAACCCGGAGGAGACGCTCGAGTCCAAGCAGATACGACGCAACGACCGCTTTGCCACCACCTTAAAGAACGAAATCCAGATGAGAAGGGCCAGGCTGCAGAAGAGCAAAAGTGCGGCGACGCTTCCTGGCGAGAACCAAGACAGCCAGGAAGTGTGGAAGTCCAATCAGAGCTCCACCCCAGCtttggcagacagccccttcaCGAACACATACAAGGATAACTTGAAGGAAGCGCAAGCTCGGGTGCTTAAAGCTACTTCCTTCAGAAGGAAAGATTTGGAGCCCGTGTTGGTGGAACACTCATCAGCCGAAGCCATACCCAGTTATCCATCCTCGGCGATGACCAGGAAAGATCTCACTCCTCTTCCGACGCTGTCCGAGACCGGGACCGGTAAATCTGCGCCTTTGCGCATTGGTGGACGGAAGCGCTTCGCAGCAGAAAAGAAGGTCAAGTCCTTTTCCGAGCCAGACAAAATCCATGAAGTTGGAGTAAAAGAAGAAGACCAACAGAACGGGAACTCAAACGTCCCCGATCACACGTACACAAACACTGAGAATCCAAGTGACTCTACAGTACGTGGGTTTCCCGGTCAAACGGGGTCCATGCTGAAAGGGACAAGGAGCGGGGATGAACCCCCGGGTGGTCAAACATATTCCGTCCTGGACCAGCAACGACTTGGCACTTTCGCCGAGTATGAGGCCAGGTGGAACATCCAGAAGAAGCCTCCGGAGACGAGGGCTTCCGGACGATTCCGGTCCGCCGACAACATTCTGGATCCGAGCTCGGAGGAGAGGGTCAAACCTGCCTGTTTCCATGAGAGGTCCCGATCTTCACCCTCAGCTGACTTCTATGGACAG ACTTCTCGTGTCCCTACAATAATGCCAGAGAAGGAATATTCCCAGATGGAGGATAAACCTGCTGGGTCACTCAACTCTGCCTCAAG CTTCCCGGACGACTGCAAAGCGAGCGAGCAGCCTGGCGAGCGCGAGCGACCTCCTCACGTGACGGGGCACAGACCTTCTACGACCGCTACAGCTGCTGTCGACCACAGAGCAGCGGAGACCGGCCGCTCTCAGGTCACGGACCGCGCCAAGCCTCCCCCGCCCAGATGCCCCGACGACAACCCAGAGCAAGACACTCTTCCCCAAAGTCACACCCCAAACAGCGAGACTAAAAAGGCGGACGGAAAAGCGCAAGTCGGCGCAGTTGCGCGACACACGCCAGCGCACGCTTCCTCCCACGGGCCGCCGGCCGCCATGGAGGCACGTCGCTCGCCTTCCCCACAGTTTTCCCCGCAGAGGCTCAGCGACAAGCCGCCCGTCTCGCTGCAGGAGCAAGATTCAAACAG GATGGAAAATGGAACGGAAAAGCCAAGCAGCGCGGTGAAGAAAGTGCCCATCAGGATCGTGCGCTCGGAGGGAATGCCGAAGACGGAGAGCGGGAGGACGTTCCCGCCACCTGACGAAGCATCTGCGGCCGGAACGGGAGGTCCCGATATTAGCAAGCTCGGCAGTTTAGGAGCCGGTGGTGGGCAGGACTCCGTCTTCTGCACTTTCACTCGGCAGAAAGAACTTGATCAACCCGGTGTGGCTTCGGTCGAGCCTGAGACGGACGACGACCAGAAAATGTCAGAGGAGCAGAAGAGGGAGGAGCTGGCCCGCGACATCATGGACAAGGATAAGTCGCTGGCTGACATCCTGGACCAGAGCAAGATGAAGACCACCATGGACCTGATGGAGGGCCTGTTCCCTCAAGGCGAGCAGCTGCTGGAAGGGGCTCACCAACGCAGGAAAGCACCCCCCAAACCCGCAAACGTCACCCGGCAAGCTGAGGAAAG AGAGAAGGAGGACAgcatggcggcggcggcggttgcCATGGTCACCAGCTCCGCATATTACAGCACGTCGGCCCCCAAAGCTGAGCTTCTCATTAAGATGAAAGACATGCAGGAGCAGAACGAGGACTACGACGACTCGGAGGACGAACTGGACATGGATCTGGCGAACAAGAAG CAAGAGCTGATGGACAGCCTGAGCAAGAAGCTTCAGGTTCTGCGCGAGGCCCGCCAGAGCCTGCAGGAGGACGTGCTGGACAACAACGCGCTGGGCGACGAGGTGGAGGCGCGCGTCCAGCAGGTGTGCAAGCCCAACGAGCTGGACAAGTTCCGCATGTTCGTGGGCGACCTGGACAAGGTGGTGAGCCTGCTGCTGTCGCTGTCGGGCCGCCTGGCCAGGGTGGAGAACGCCCTCAACAGCCTGGACGAGGAGGCCACGCCCGAGGAGAGA cGCACGCTGACGGAGAAGCGCAAGCTGCTGATCCGGCAGCACGAGGACGCCAAGGAGCTGAAAGACAACCTGGACCGTCGCGAGCGGGCCGTCTACGACATCCTGGCCAGCTACCTACCCGAGGACGGCATGGCCGACTACGAGCACTTTGTCAAGATGAAGTCGGCGCTCATCATCGAGCAGCGCAAGCTGGAGGACAAAATCAAGCTGGGCGAAGAGCAGCTCAAGTGCCTGCTGGATAGTCTGCCCATCGAGCAGCGCTTGGCCTTTTGA